A portion of the Stella humosa genome contains these proteins:
- a CDS encoding ABC transporter substrate-binding protein encodes MNRLLAHGLGLALLLAAVPAAGRGQLNLYCSGPVEWCQEMATGFQAATAVTVAMTQKSTGEVLAQMRAEAANPRGDVWWTGQADAHLVAAEQGLTEPWRPAALDDLEPWARDLWTASGGRAVGMAGLVVGIGYNTELLDKKKLPPPACWDDLLKPAYRGEIQMSNPHSSGTAYTILTILIQLKGEDPAFAFLKGMHANVNSYPRSGIAPTRAVARGETGISLGFVQGFAAERRAGFPVETAAPCEGTTLAVDAMSIVKGARNRTEARRFFDWALTPEAQALTAKAGHLHLPANSKAPPPPGSPDLSKARLVPQDLARFGQSAERNRLLNRWDEEIGRLPR; translated from the coding sequence ATGAACCGCCTTCTCGCCCACGGACTGGGCCTGGCCCTGCTGCTGGCGGCCGTGCCCGCGGCCGGTCGGGGCCAGCTCAACCTCTACTGCTCCGGCCCGGTCGAATGGTGCCAGGAAATGGCGACGGGCTTCCAGGCGGCAACCGCCGTCACCGTCGCCATGACCCAGAAGAGCACGGGCGAGGTGCTGGCCCAGATGCGGGCGGAGGCCGCCAACCCGCGCGGCGACGTGTGGTGGACGGGCCAGGCCGATGCCCATCTCGTGGCAGCCGAGCAGGGCCTGACCGAGCCGTGGCGGCCGGCCGCCCTGGACGACCTGGAGCCCTGGGCGCGCGACCTGTGGACGGCATCGGGCGGACGCGCGGTCGGCATGGCGGGGCTGGTGGTCGGCATCGGCTACAACACCGAGCTGCTGGACAAGAAGAAGCTGCCGCCGCCCGCCTGCTGGGACGACCTGCTGAAGCCCGCCTATCGCGGCGAGATCCAGATGTCGAACCCGCATTCGTCGGGCACGGCCTATACGATCCTCACCATCCTCATCCAACTGAAGGGCGAGGACCCGGCGTTCGCCTTCCTCAAGGGGATGCACGCCAACGTCAACAGCTACCCCCGATCCGGGATCGCGCCGACGCGCGCCGTCGCCCGCGGCGAGACCGGCATATCGCTGGGCTTCGTGCAGGGCTTCGCGGCCGAGAGGCGCGCGGGCTTCCCGGTCGAGACCGCGGCGCCCTGCGAGGGCACGACGCTGGCGGTCGACGCCATGTCGATCGTCAAGGGTGCCCGCAATCGCACCGAGGCCCGGCGCTTCTTCGACTGGGCGCTGACCCCGGAGGCCCAGGCGCTGACCGCCAAGGCCGGCCACCTGCACCTGCCGGCCAACAGCAAGGCGCCGCCGCCGCCGGGCTCGCCCGACCTGTCGAAGGCCCGGCTGGTGCCGCAGGACCTGGCCCGCTTCGGCCAGTCGGCCGAGCGCAACCGCCTGCTCAATCGCTGGGACGAGGAAATCGGGCGGCTGCCGCGATGA
- a CDS encoding ABC transporter permease, with protein sequence MRKPAAGLWWWVALAGVLLLPWHMQQEGVGPASLLALFQDDPEAASAAAQAVRHGRFWFWPVLAALLVAAPAVLRPGMVRERRGLLLALGGLAGLAAIVAQGFAIGIRGWNAPWLEALFGPIEDRQFGIGLGGAVAAVGFLFQATDGLALRGAFKGDRFTAGAVGLLVGSILVFTFWPMATILVQAFGGRGELGPLAAFADRLADRKVWGLACIASAQSCGVAWNTLTLAVSTATAATALGLAFALIATRTSFPARHAMRLLTVLPIITPPFVIGLGLILIFGRSGVLNQVVEALTGAQLGRWIYGAQGVWLAQVFSFTPTAFLVLIGVVEGISPTMEEASRTLRASPMRTFTTVSLPLMRPGLANAWLVVFVESLADFGNPIVLGGSFGVLSTEIFFAVVGAQADFGRAAMLALVLLAFALAAFFLQRAVLGRRSYVSMSGKGDGGLPSTLPRPVSIAAFAIAVPWAILTVIVYVMALAGAFVKVWGRDWTPTLDHFERAFSITAAPGGGFILSGLAWNSLGTTVLLAAIAAPITAALGLLASWVLSRQRFAGRFALEFALMLTFAVPGTVIGVAYILTYNIPPLEITGTGIILVACFVFRNMPVGVRSGMAAMSQLDRSLDEASATLRATTFRTLCRVVLPLLKPAVLTALVYSFVRAMTTVSAVIFLVSAQHEMATVFIINRVINGDYGVSIAYSAALILLMVCAIGIIQLLVGNRRLGRRRAAAPAVIPVGGRA encoded by the coding sequence ATGAGGAAGCCCGCCGCCGGCCTGTGGTGGTGGGTGGCGCTGGCGGGCGTATTGCTGCTGCCCTGGCACATGCAGCAGGAAGGGGTGGGGCCGGCCTCGCTGCTGGCCCTCTTCCAGGACGATCCCGAGGCGGCATCCGCCGCCGCCCAGGCCGTGCGCCACGGCCGCTTCTGGTTCTGGCCGGTGCTGGCCGCGCTGCTGGTCGCGGCCCCCGCCGTGCTGCGGCCCGGGATGGTGCGCGAGCGCCGCGGCCTGCTGCTGGCGCTGGGCGGGCTGGCCGGGCTGGCCGCCATCGTGGCCCAGGGGTTCGCCATCGGCATCCGCGGCTGGAACGCGCCGTGGCTGGAAGCCCTGTTCGGCCCGATCGAGGACCGGCAGTTCGGCATCGGCCTCGGCGGCGCCGTGGCGGCGGTGGGCTTCCTCTTCCAGGCAACCGACGGGCTGGCGCTGCGCGGCGCCTTCAAGGGGGACCGCTTCACCGCGGGCGCCGTCGGCCTGCTGGTGGGCTCCATCCTGGTCTTCACCTTCTGGCCGATGGCGACGATCCTGGTGCAGGCGTTCGGCGGGCGCGGCGAGTTGGGGCCCCTGGCTGCCTTCGCCGACCGGCTGGCGGACCGCAAGGTCTGGGGCTTGGCCTGTATCGCCTCGGCCCAGTCCTGCGGCGTCGCCTGGAACACGCTGACGCTGGCGGTCTCGACCGCGACCGCGGCCACCGCGCTTGGCCTTGCCTTCGCGCTGATTGCGACCCGCACCAGCTTTCCCGCCCGGCACGCCATGCGGCTGCTGACGGTGCTGCCGATCATCACCCCGCCCTTCGTCATCGGGCTCGGGCTGATCCTGATCTTCGGGCGGTCGGGCGTCCTCAACCAGGTGGTGGAGGCCTTGACCGGCGCCCAGCTCGGCCGCTGGATCTATGGCGCGCAGGGCGTGTGGCTGGCCCAGGTCTTCTCCTTCACGCCGACCGCCTTCCTGGTGCTGATCGGCGTCGTCGAGGGCATCTCGCCCACCATGGAGGAGGCCTCGCGCACGCTGCGCGCCTCGCCCATGCGCACCTTCACCACCGTCTCGCTGCCGCTGATGCGGCCGGGGCTGGCCAATGCCTGGTTGGTGGTCTTCGTCGAGAGCCTGGCCGACTTCGGCAACCCGATCGTGCTGGGTGGGTCCTTCGGCGTGCTGTCGACCGAGATCTTCTTCGCCGTCGTCGGCGCCCAGGCCGATTTCGGCCGCGCGGCGATGCTGGCGCTCGTCCTGCTGGCCTTCGCGCTGGCGGCCTTCTTCCTGCAGCGGGCCGTGCTCGGCCGGCGGTCCTATGTCTCGATGTCGGGCAAGGGTGACGGCGGGCTGCCCAGCACCCTGCCCCGGCCGGTCTCCATCGCCGCGTTCGCGATCGCCGTGCCGTGGGCGATCCTGACCGTCATCGTCTATGTCATGGCGCTGGCCGGCGCCTTCGTGAAGGTGTGGGGCCGCGACTGGACGCCGACGCTCGACCATTTCGAGCGCGCCTTCTCGATCACGGCGGCCCCCGGCGGCGGCTTCATCCTGTCGGGGCTGGCCTGGAACTCGCTGGGGACGACGGTGCTGCTGGCGGCCATCGCCGCACCGATCACGGCGGCACTCGGCCTGCTCGCGTCCTGGGTGCTGTCGCGCCAGCGCTTCGCCGGCCGCTTCGCGCTGGAATTCGCGCTGATGCTGACCTTTGCCGTGCCCGGCACGGTGATCGGCGTCGCCTACATCCTGACCTACAACATCCCGCCATTGGAGATCACCGGGACGGGCATCATCCTGGTGGCCTGCTTCGTCTTCCGCAACATGCCGGTCGGTGTGCGCTCGGGCATGGCCGCCATGAGCCAGCTCGACCGCAGCCTGGACGAGGCCTCGGCCACGCTGCGCGCCACCACCTTCCGCACGCTGTGCCGGGTGGTCCTGCCGCTGCTGAAGCCGGCGGTGCTGACCGCGCTCGTCTATTCCTTCGTGCGTGCCATGACGACGGTCAGCGCCGTGATCTTCCTGGTCTCGGCCCAGCACGAGATGGCGACCGTCTTCATCATCAACCGGGTGATCAACGGCGACTATGGCGTCTCGATCGCCTACAGCGCCGCCCTTATCCTGCTGATGGTCTGCGCCATCGGCATCATCCAGCTCCTGGTCGGCAACCGCCGGCTCGGCCGCCGGCGGGCGGCGGCCCCCGCCGTCATTCCCGTGGGGGGACGCGCGTGA
- a CDS encoding ABC transporter ATP-binding protein, whose amino-acid sequence MTVSAKAGAEVRLEGIGKRYGPVAAVKPLDLVIAGGTLVTLLGPSGCGKTTLLRMIAGLEVPTEGRISIGGRDVTRLSAGERDVSLVFQSYALFPHMTVAENVAYGLVSSGMGKRAAAERALAALASVGLDGLGQRLPSELSGGQQQRVAVARALVLEPAVLLFDEPLSNLDARLRRKMRDEIRELQQRLGVTVVYVTHDQSEALAVSDRIVVMRNAEIAQAGTPAELYEQPADIFVAGFMGEANILPARITALAGDDATVEIGPMTVTLPHRGLATGEAALAIRPEAVRIGPPGPGSLPARVRRAAYMGAVMEYTLDSAIGAVFAVSPDVGHPLPVDAEAGLTLADRGVVLVRS is encoded by the coding sequence GTGACGGTATCGGCGAAGGCTGGGGCAGAGGTCCGGCTCGAGGGCATCGGCAAGCGCTATGGCCCGGTCGCGGCGGTAAAGCCCCTCGACCTGGTGATCGCCGGCGGCACGCTGGTGACGCTGCTGGGCCCGTCCGGCTGCGGCAAGACCACGCTTCTGCGCATGATCGCGGGGCTGGAGGTGCCGACCGAGGGCCGCATCTCGATCGGCGGGCGGGACGTCACCCGCCTGTCGGCCGGCGAGCGCGACGTCAGCCTGGTGTTCCAGTCCTATGCCCTCTTCCCGCACATGACGGTGGCCGAGAACGTCGCCTACGGCCTGGTCTCGTCGGGCATGGGCAAGCGGGCGGCGGCCGAGCGGGCGCTGGCGGCGCTGGCCTCGGTCGGGCTGGACGGCCTTGGCCAGCGCCTGCCGTCGGAACTGTCGGGCGGCCAGCAGCAGCGCGTCGCGGTTGCCCGCGCGCTGGTGCTGGAGCCGGCCGTGCTGCTGTTCGACGAGCCGCTCTCCAACCTCGACGCCCGCCTGCGGCGCAAGATGCGCGACGAGATCCGCGAGTTGCAGCAGCGCCTGGGCGTGACGGTCGTCTATGTGACGCACGACCAGAGCGAGGCGCTGGCCGTGTCCGACCGCATCGTCGTCATGCGCAACGCCGAGATCGCCCAGGCCGGCACCCCGGCCGAGCTCTACGAGCAGCCGGCCGACATCTTCGTCGCGGGCTTCATGGGCGAGGCCAACATCCTGCCCGCCCGCATCACCGCGCTCGCCGGCGACGACGCCACGGTAGAGATCGGCCCGATGACAGTGACCCTGCCCCATCGCGGCCTGGCCACCGGGGAAGCGGCCCTGGCCATCCGCCCGGAGGCGGTGCGCATCGGCCCGCCCGGCCCGGGCAGCCTGCCGGCCCGCGTCCGCCGCGCGGCCTACATGGGGGCGGTCATGGAATACACGCTGGACAGCGCCATCGGCGCGGTCTTCGCCGTCAGTCCGGATGTCGGCCACCCCCTGCCCGTCGACGCCGAAGCCGGCCTGACGCTGGCCGACCGCGGGGTGGTGCTGGTACGATCCTAG
- a CDS encoding ABC transporter substrate-binding protein has protein sequence MSSRVRGAAAIATAALLLTVPPADAQRLRVGVSVEHSSLDPHFHSTGPNAQIARHLYDPLVGQDAQQRLVPGLALSWTMVEPTRWLLKLRQDVRFHDGKPFEAEDAVVSLRRALAGVEGSPGGYSTYLRAIASTRAVDATTLEIVTAGPHPTLPWDLTAIAMVPRAMLAAKADAFNSGMAAIGTGPFRLVSWQKGEMLELGRNSAWWGDAVPWQRVSVRPIPREAARVAALMADDVDLIDAVPSTALADLRRRSDIALAEAVTSRVLFIGLDSARDQSPFVTDADGRPLTPNPLKDRRVRRAISLAVDRDALVRQIMEGAAVPAAQLLPTTYAGTSQRLKPDRFDPEAARRLLAEAGHAGGFTMVLHGPNGRYLNDDKVTIALAGMLQRIGIRTQVASLPASVFKSRANKREFSAFMDGWATETGDTGLALRALLATADPATGWGGYNRTGYSNPAFDAALAKALVIGDDTARGQALARTMEIAMEDGGMLPLYFQQAIWATRARVRYEARADEYTLAHSARPAEGGAR, from the coding sequence GTGTCATCGAGAGTTCGCGGCGCAGCCGCCATTGCCACAGCCGCACTGCTGCTGACGGTACCGCCGGCCGACGCCCAGCGCCTGCGCGTCGGCGTGTCGGTGGAGCACAGCTCGCTCGACCCGCATTTCCATTCGACCGGCCCCAACGCCCAGATCGCCCGCCACCTCTATGATCCGCTGGTCGGGCAGGATGCCCAGCAGCGGCTGGTGCCGGGGCTGGCGCTGTCCTGGACCATGGTCGAGCCGACGCGCTGGCTGCTGAAGCTGCGGCAGGACGTGCGCTTCCATGATGGCAAGCCGTTCGAGGCCGAGGACGCGGTGGTGTCGCTGCGCCGGGCCCTGGCCGGGGTGGAAGGCAGCCCCGGCGGCTATTCGACGTACCTCCGGGCCATCGCCAGCACGCGCGCGGTCGACGCCACGACGCTGGAGATCGTCACCGCCGGCCCGCACCCGACCCTGCCCTGGGACCTGACGGCGATCGCCATGGTGCCGCGGGCCATGCTCGCGGCCAAGGCCGACGCCTTCAATTCCGGCATGGCCGCGATCGGTACCGGCCCGTTCCGGCTGGTGTCGTGGCAAAAGGGCGAGATGCTCGAACTGGGCCGCAACAGCGCCTGGTGGGGCGATGCGGTGCCGTGGCAACGCGTGTCGGTGCGGCCGATCCCGCGCGAGGCCGCCCGGGTGGCGGCCCTGATGGCCGACGATGTCGACCTGATCGACGCAGTGCCGTCGACCGCGCTGGCCGACCTGCGCCGGCGCAGCGACATCGCGCTGGCCGAGGCCGTGACCAGCCGGGTGCTCTTCATCGGGCTGGACAGTGCCCGCGACCAGAGCCCCTTCGTGACCGACGCCGACGGCCGGCCGCTGACGCCAAACCCGCTGAAGGACCGGCGCGTGCGCCGGGCCATCTCGCTGGCCGTCGACCGCGACGCCCTGGTGCGCCAGATCATGGAAGGGGCGGCCGTGCCCGCGGCCCAGTTGCTGCCCACCACCTATGCCGGCACCAGCCAGCGACTGAAGCCCGATCGCTTCGACCCCGAGGCCGCCCGCCGACTGCTGGCCGAGGCCGGCCATGCCGGCGGCTTTACGATGGTGCTGCACGGCCCCAACGGTCGCTACCTCAACGACGACAAGGTGACGATCGCGCTGGCCGGCATGCTGCAGCGCATCGGCATCCGCACCCAGGTGGCGAGCCTGCCCGCCAGCGTCTTCAAGAGCCGGGCGAACAAGCGCGAGTTCAGCGCCTTCATGGATGGCTGGGCGACCGAGACGGGGGATACCGGGCTGGCCCTGCGCGCGCTCCTGGCCACGGCCGACCCCGCCACCGGCTGGGGCGGCTACAACCGCACCGGCTATTCCAACCCGGCCTTCGATGCGGCCCTGGCCAAGGCGCTGGTCATCGGCGACGACACCGCGCGCGGCCAGGCGCTGGCGCGGACGATGGAGATCGCCATGGAGGATGGTGGCATGCTGCCGCTCTATTTCCAGCAGGCGATCTGGGCGACCCGCGCCCGCGTCCGCTATGAGGCACGCGCCGACGAATACACGCTGGCCCATTCGGCCCGCCCGGCCGAAGGCGGCGCCCGATGA
- a CDS encoding ATP-binding protein, with protein sequence MRAPNLHRATAMTGANWFADRSVMLMQLAQPGDRPPPPMRRWAGAVDILDRILPPGLPPGRLREPIDRTDAVEILAAEIYRWGGFEPLPIARSRLSRDSRHIAAMWLGHPPLTQHALDAARRIVARAVNPAIADDTLADPDWIAERRAVLLAQRHESEQWLPSSRRYIFEAAARRGLPCLPRGPTGVITQLGEGRHAQYIDGSATARTSVPSMRLANNKRLAHQVLQRAGVPVARQRRIADLASARAALAALGLPMVIKPEAERRQAGVGFVFTADELEQVFEASRAVSTELLAESFLHGIEYRVLVMDGTIVGIVGAEPPKVEGDGRSTVRQLIAAINDDRARGPRSEGHRLSPIPLDPLGARQLAMQGLSLDDVPAAGRLVEVHPLPMMRFGAGWKSDDTDRIHPDTAAMVLRAVAALGLDIAGIDLRTPDIARSWKEVGAGLCEVNPQPSLKVHYNFEEKPQQGVADRLLDARFPPGKPSRLSHYALVGEGDLWPAAQALARELNGRYGWRVGIAGPDRIELDGWYPPAEARRPFVRYDILAADRALDAAIHILRPAEIEQHGLGFDRLDTAFLDGQPDPGDAVWAAVLETLRSAGAHLQRIPRARAVA encoded by the coding sequence ATGAGAGCACCGAACCTCCACCGCGCGACGGCAATGACCGGCGCCAACTGGTTCGCCGACCGTTCGGTCATGCTGATGCAACTGGCCCAGCCGGGCGACCGGCCGCCGCCGCCGATGCGGCGCTGGGCGGGCGCGGTCGATATCCTCGATCGCATCCTGCCGCCGGGATTGCCGCCCGGCCGCCTGCGCGAGCCGATCGATCGCACCGACGCGGTCGAGATCCTGGCCGCCGAGATCTATCGTTGGGGCGGCTTCGAGCCGCTGCCGATCGCCCGCTCGCGGCTCAGCCGGGATTCGCGCCATATCGCGGCGATGTGGCTGGGCCATCCGCCCCTGACGCAGCACGCGCTCGATGCGGCGCGCCGGATCGTCGCGCGCGCGGTCAACCCGGCCATCGCCGATGACACCCTGGCCGACCCCGACTGGATAGCGGAACGGCGCGCGGTGCTGCTGGCCCAGCGCCACGAGAGCGAACAGTGGCTGCCGTCGTCGCGCCGCTACATCTTCGAGGCCGCGGCGCGGCGCGGCCTGCCCTGCTTGCCGCGGGGACCGACCGGCGTCATCACCCAACTGGGCGAAGGACGGCACGCGCAATATATCGACGGGTCGGCCACGGCACGGACTTCGGTGCCGTCCATGCGGCTGGCCAACAACAAGCGGCTCGCCCACCAGGTGCTGCAACGGGCGGGCGTGCCCGTCGCGCGCCAGCGCCGCATTGCCGACCTGGCGTCGGCGCGCGCCGCCCTGGCCGCGCTCGGCCTGCCGATGGTCATCAAGCCCGAGGCCGAGCGCCGGCAGGCGGGCGTCGGCTTCGTCTTCACCGCGGACGAGCTGGAACAGGTGTTCGAGGCATCCCGCGCGGTCAGCACCGAGCTGCTGGCCGAGAGCTTCCTGCACGGGATCGAGTATCGCGTGCTAGTGATGGACGGCACCATCGTCGGCATCGTCGGCGCCGAGCCGCCCAAGGTGGAGGGCGACGGCCGGTCGACCGTCCGCCAACTGATCGCCGCCATCAACGACGACCGAGCCCGCGGGCCGCGCAGCGAGGGGCACCGGCTGTCGCCCATCCCGCTCGATCCCCTGGGCGCGCGCCAGCTCGCCATGCAGGGCCTCAGCCTGGACGACGTGCCCGCCGCGGGCCGGCTGGTCGAGGTCCATCCGCTGCCGATGATGCGCTTCGGCGCCGGCTGGAAGAGCGACGACACCGACCGCATCCACCCCGACACCGCCGCCATGGTCCTGCGCGCGGTGGCCGCACTGGGCCTCGACATCGCCGGGATCGACCTGCGCACCCCCGACATCGCGCGCTCCTGGAAGGAGGTCGGCGCCGGCCTGTGCGAGGTGAACCCGCAGCCCAGCCTGAAGGTGCACTACAATTTCGAGGAGAAGCCGCAGCAGGGCGTCGCCGACCGGCTGCTCGACGCCCGCTTCCCACCGGGCAAGCCGTCCCGCCTGTCGCACTATGCCCTGGTCGGCGAAGGCGACCTGTGGCCGGCGGCCCAGGCGCTGGCCCGCGAGCTGAACGGCCGCTATGGCTGGCGCGTCGGCATCGCCGGGCCCGACCGGATCGAGCTCGACGGCTGGTATCCGCCCGCCGAGGCGCGGCGGCCCTTTGTCCGCTACGACATCCTGGCCGCCGACCGCGCGCTCGATGCCGCCATCCACATCCTGCGGCCGGCGGAGATCGAGCAGCACGGGCTGGGCTTCGACCGGCTCGACACCGCCTTTCTCGACGGCCAGCCCGACCCCGGTGATGCGGTGTGGGCGGCCGTCCTGGAAACCCTGCGCAGCGCCGGCGCCCACCTGCAACGCATCCCCAGGGCACGCGCCGTGGCGTGA
- a CDS encoding SRPBCC family protein, translated as MARAYASAIIQAPIEVVWPYMRDFNGLPRFHAGVARSEIEDGLDADVVGCVRSFHLADGTHVRERLLMLDDARFTLAYNFEKPCFPVKNYLSTVRLYPVTRDDTTFCEWEATFDEAPGDEGKYVDIVSNGVFAAGWRSLRAQIERDRPTKPAGVPRWKAWAPNKVWTSAIIHGAVEDVWARMRDFAGMGDWHPDITRMHMLDGARSDKVSGVRDFLFGDGHLNEELLHLDDLQRSFSYRITKCAMPWMNYVSGPRLWPITETGETFAVWTGDWVAAPQDDLILIPNTEANVYQKAFETLNSRYFAGDA; from the coding sequence ATGGCCAGGGCCTATGCCAGCGCGATCATCCAGGCGCCCATCGAGGTCGTCTGGCCCTACATGCGGGATTTCAACGGGCTGCCGCGCTTCCACGCCGGCGTCGCGCGCTCGGAGATCGAGGACGGGCTCGACGCCGACGTGGTCGGCTGCGTGCGCTCCTTCCACCTGGCGGACGGCACGCATGTGCGCGAGCGCCTGCTGATGCTGGACGATGCGCGCTTCACGCTGGCGTATAATTTCGAGAAGCCCTGCTTCCCGGTGAAGAACTACCTGTCGACGGTGCGGCTCTACCCCGTGACGCGCGACGACACGACCTTCTGCGAATGGGAGGCGACGTTCGACGAGGCGCCCGGCGACGAGGGCAAGTATGTCGACATCGTCTCCAACGGCGTCTTCGCCGCCGGCTGGCGCTCGCTCCGGGCGCAGATCGAGCGCGACCGGCCGACGAAGCCGGCCGGCGTACCGCGCTGGAAGGCCTGGGCGCCCAACAAGGTGTGGACGTCCGCCATCATCCACGGCGCGGTCGAGGACGTCTGGGCGCGCATGCGCGACTTCGCCGGCATGGGCGACTGGCACCCGGACATCACCCGCATGCACATGCTGGACGGCGCGCGGTCCGACAAGGTTTCGGGCGTGCGCGACTTCCTGTTCGGCGACGGGCACCTGAACGAGGAACTGCTGCACCTGGACGACCTGCAGCGGTCCTTCTCGTATCGCATCACGAAGTGCGCGATGCCCTGGATGAACTATGTCTCCGGCCCGCGCCTGTGGCCCATCACGGAGACGGGGGAGACCTTCGCGGTCTGGACGGGCGACTGGGTCGCAGCCCCGCAGGACGACCTGATCCTGATCCCCAACACCGAGGCCAACGTCTATCAGAAGGCGTTCGAGACCCTGAACAGCCGATACTTCGCAGGGGACGCATAG
- a CDS encoding phosphoenolpyruvate hydrolase family protein, whose product MPRFSRAELLDRFQSMVALRQPIVGGGAGTGLSAKCEEAGGIDLIVIYNSGRYRMAGRGSLAGMLAYGNANDIVKEMAREVLPVVKRTPVIAGVNGTDPFVVMDHFLDELKALGFAGVQNFPTVGLIDGTFRANLEETGMGFGPEVDMIRLAHAKDMLTTPYVFSADEAIEMAKAGADILVPHMGLTTGGSIGAATALKLEDCPQRIDEWAEAARSVRPDIIVLCHGGPIATPEDAAYVLRATRHCHGFYGASSMERLPTEAALTAQTTAFKSITF is encoded by the coding sequence ATGCCTCGATTCTCGCGCGCGGAACTTCTCGACCGGTTCCAGTCCATGGTGGCGCTGCGCCAGCCGATCGTCGGCGGCGGCGCCGGCACCGGGCTGTCCGCCAAGTGCGAGGAGGCCGGCGGCATCGACCTCATCGTCATCTACAATTCCGGCCGCTATCGCATGGCCGGCCGCGGCTCGCTGGCCGGCATGCTGGCCTATGGCAACGCCAACGACATCGTGAAGGAGATGGCGCGCGAGGTGCTGCCCGTGGTCAAGCGCACCCCGGTCATCGCCGGCGTCAACGGCACCGACCCCTTCGTCGTGATGGACCATTTCCTGGACGAGCTGAAGGCGCTGGGCTTCGCCGGGGTGCAGAACTTCCCGACCGTCGGCCTGATCGACGGCACCTTCCGCGCCAACCTGGAGGAGACGGGGATGGGCTTCGGGCCGGAGGTGGACATGATCCGCTTGGCCCATGCCAAGGACATGCTGACGACCCCCTACGTCTTCAGCGCCGACGAGGCGATCGAGATGGCCAAGGCCGGCGCCGACATCCTGGTCCCGCACATGGGGCTGACGACCGGCGGGTCGATCGGTGCCGCAACCGCGCTCAAGCTGGAGGATTGCCCCCAGCGGATCGACGAATGGGCCGAGGCCGCGCGCAGCGTGCGCCCGGACATCATCGTGCTGTGCCACGGCGGGCCGATCGCCACGCCGGAGGACGCGGCCTACGTGCTGCGCGCCACCCGGCACTGCCACGGCTTCTACGGCGCCTCCTCGATGGAGCGCCTGCCGACGGAGGCGGCCCTGACGGCGCAGACCACGGCCTTCAAGTCGATCACGTTCTGA
- a CDS encoding Tm-1-like ATP-binding domain-containing protein, with product MAKVYVIGTCDTKEAELVYAKAMVEKAGARAVLVDVGTRGGPSAADVPARAVARHHPGGVKAVLGHDDRGLAVGAMADALTAFLAKRRDVGAVLGLGGSGNTAIVTQAMRALPIGVPKLMVSTVASGNVAAYVGPSDIQMMYSVVDVAGLNAISRQIIGNAAHAVAGMAMNRVRASRQDKPGVGLTMFGVTTACVTQVRAAIAADFEPYVFHATGTGGQSMEKLAESGLLAGVLDLTTTEVPDFLVGGVFPCTEDRFGAIIRGAIPYVGSVGAVDMVNFGARDTVPPRFADRNLYVHNAQVTLMRTTAEENRAVGAWIVERLNRMTGPVRFLLPLGGVSAIDAPGMPFHDPASDQALFEAIRSGWKKARNRKLIEVAANINDPKFTAEAVAQFRSIIG from the coding sequence ATGGCGAAGGTCTATGTCATCGGCACCTGCGACACCAAGGAAGCCGAGCTCGTCTATGCCAAGGCGATGGTCGAGAAGGCCGGCGCCCGGGCGGTGCTGGTCGATGTCGGCACCCGCGGCGGGCCATCCGCGGCCGATGTACCGGCCCGCGCCGTCGCCCGCCACCATCCGGGCGGGGTGAAGGCCGTGCTGGGCCATGACGACCGCGGCCTGGCGGTCGGCGCGATGGCCGACGCGCTCACCGCTTTCCTGGCCAAGCGGCGGGACGTCGGCGCGGTGCTGGGACTGGGCGGCTCGGGCAACACGGCGATCGTGACCCAGGCCATGCGCGCGCTGCCGATCGGCGTGCCCAAGCTGATGGTCTCGACCGTGGCGTCGGGCAACGTCGCCGCCTATGTGGGCCCCAGCGACATCCAGATGATGTACTCGGTCGTCGACGTGGCCGGGCTCAACGCGATCTCGCGCCAGATCATCGGCAATGCCGCCCACGCCGTGGCGGGCATGGCGATGAACCGGGTGCGCGCGTCGCGGCAGGACAAGCCGGGCGTCGGGCTGACGATGTTCGGCGTCACCACCGCTTGCGTCACCCAGGTGCGCGCGGCGATCGCGGCCGACTTCGAGCCCTATGTCTTCCATGCGACGGGCACCGGCGGCCAATCGATGGAGAAGCTGGCGGAATCGGGGCTGCTGGCCGGCGTCCTCGACCTGACGACGACCGAGGTGCCGGACTTCCTGGTGGGCGGCGTCTTCCCCTGCACCGAGGACCGCTTCGGCGCGATCATCCGCGGTGCCATCCCCTATGTCGGTTCGGTGGGTGCGGTCGACATGGTGAATTTCGGCGCGCGCGACACGGTCCCGCCGCGGTTCGCCGATCGCAATCTCTATGTCCACAACGCCCAGGTCACGCTGATGCGGACCACGGCCGAGGAGAACCGGGCCGTCGGCGCCTGGATCGTCGAGCGCCTGAACCGCATGACGGGGCCGGTGCGCTTCCTGCTGCCGCTGGGCGGCGTGTCGGCGATCGACGCGCCGGGCATGCCCTTCCATGACCCCGCCTCCGACCAGGCCCTGTTCGAGGCCATCCGCAGCGGCTGGAAGAAGGCGCGCAACCGCAAGCTGATCGAGGTCGCGGCCAACATCAACGACCCGAAGTTCACGGCCGAGGCCGTGGCCCAATTCCGATCGATCATCGGCTGA